From one Rhopalosiphum padi isolate XX-2018 chromosome 2, ASM2088224v1, whole genome shotgun sequence genomic stretch:
- the LOC132920238 gene encoding ubiquitin thioesterase trabid-like gives MTTQINSKWSCDVCTYDNYHSSLKCVMCRRPKLQLSQAQDIYSLRDELPVEPQSQLIEASGEIDNCDKLLDNNLVDALNEQFNNELKISDRANSPENEAASSSLETRALAKWSCSACTYQNWPKSFKCIMCGTRGPRKTSPSPDHSLCEPPTIITKRVKSPEKDLAATINTDSNICTLKRSSSRRRLDDINSNYDRAWLAACVGVVQGDWSPIAAYLHAGGDPTRSLTSTEVTLLNRPSAFDTGHTLVHLAVRFHREEILSNLLNGINATSSSTTVKRVPSHVAHQLADEIGKHFLSTIRVRKSLMPCPFVTEFATFSLPYEIEELPRPVQRQLLDELLDRNVQHELEIEEVPPVINWSSEVCDGLFSRLYALWNRSAGDCLLDSLMQSTWGIFDKDNILRKALADCLHESNMLFYPRWKEYEAWQAKQLEFCLDEYQWAEDWAALVSQAERPGSSLAQLHVFALAHVLRRPIIVYAVKYVKNYRGDRLGYTNFEGVYLPLLWESSFCIKSPITLAYTRGHFSSLVPVEPLPRGKSTTYLPLVDHDHKLLPIHFVTKSEMGHEENILKQWLDVCLTENGLLLARQRLHKRPLLVAQMLEEWLNYYRKQAQMTITPFSRPISIQDYSSEGESEQE, from the exons ATGACCACCCAAATCAATTCCAAATGGTCTTGTGATGTCTGCACTTACGATAATTACCATTCGTCACTAAAATGTGTCATGTGTAGGAGACCCAAACTGCAGTTGTCCCAAGCTCAGGACATATATAGTCTTAGAGATGAACTTCCCGTTGAACCTCAATCTCAATTAATTgaag CGTCTGGAGAAATTGATAACTGTGATAAACTACTAGATAATAATCTGGTTGATGCACTTAACGAACAATTCAACAATGAATTGAAGATCAGTGATAGAGCTAATTCACCAGAAAATGAAGCAGCTTCATCTAGTTTAGAAACACGAGCACTTGCCAAGTGGTCCTGTAGTGCATGTACATATCAAAATTGGCCTAAAAGTTTTAAATGCATCATGTGtg GAACAAGAGGACCTCGTAAAACATCTCCTTCACCTGATCATTCTTTATGTGAACCTCCTACTATCATTACAAAACGAGTCAAATCTCCAGAGAAGGACCTAGCCGCAACCATTAATACAGattcaaatatttgtacattaaaaag atcTTCATCAAGACGTCGTTTGGATGATATTAATAGCAACTATGATAGAGCTTGGCTCGCTGCTTGTGTAGGTGTAGTTCAAGGTGACTGGAGTCCTATTGCAGCTTATTTACACGCAGGTGGTGATCCAACCAGGTCATTGACATCAACTGAAGTAACACTACTTAATAGACCATCAGCATTTGATACCGGTCACACATTAGTTCACCTTGCTGTTAg atttcatCGTGAAGAAATTTTATCAAATCTTTTGAATGGAATCAATGCTACTAGTAGTTCAACAACTGTAAAACGAGTACCTTCTCATGTCGCTCATCAACTAGCAGATGAGATAGGAAAACATTTCCTTTCAACAATACGTGTGAGAAAATCCTTAATGCCGTGTCCATTTGTTACAGAATTTGCAACTTTTTCCCTACCTtatg AAATTGAAGAACTTCCAAGACCAGTTCAAAGACAACTACTTGATGAACTTCTTGATCGCAATGTTCAACATGAACTGGAAATTGAAGAAGTCCCTCCGGTGATTAACTGGTCATCTGAGGTCTGTGATGGATTATTTTCTAGATTATATGCATTATGGAATCGTTCAGCTGGTGATTGTTTGCTGGATTCCTTAATGCAGTCTACTTGGGGTATTTTTGATAAAGACAATATATTAAGAAAAGCATTAGCTGATTGTTTACATGAAAGCAATATGTT gttttatccAAGATGGAAAGAGTATGAAGCATGGCAAGCCAAACAGTTAGAATTTTGTTTAGACGAGTATCAATGGGCTGAAGATTGGGCTGCATTAGTATCTCAAGCTGAAAGACCTGGGTCAAGCTTAGCTCAACTTCATGTATTTGCATTAGCTCATGTGTTGCGTCGACCAATTATTGTGTATGCTGTTAAATATGTGAAAAATTATCGTGGCGATCGTCTAGGTTATACAAATTTTGAag gaGTTTACTTGCCACTTTTATGGGAATCaagtttttgtataaaatctCCAATAACCTTAGCTTATACACGAGGACATTTTTCTTCACTGGTGCCTGTTGAACCATTACCTCGGGGAAAGAGTACTACATACTTGCCACTTGTTGATCATGATCACAAATTATTACCAATACATTTTGTTACCAAATCTgaa atGGGTCATGaagagaatattttaaaacaatggtTAGACGTTTGTTTAACAGAAAATGGTTTGTTATTAGCTCGACAGCGTTTGCATAAACGACCATTGTTGGTTGCTCAAATGCTTGAAGAATGGTTAAACTATTATAGAAAGCAAGC TCAAATGACAATCACGCCATTTTCACGGCCTATTTCAATACAAGACTATTCAAGTGAAGGTGAATCTGAACAAGAATAG